One Halarcobacter ebronensis genomic window carries:
- a CDS encoding RNA-directed DNA polymerase — translation MNNYHNIAMRSLNQVKTLNPILYLSIRCFYEDFSESSVRNKLFDELIKRKLQVRKHWATKRNKLYKEKSENDFIYRDILSLSPFGIISESYLMRLMSQENFIENKKFIYSYLLPENTKSTRNFQYYFNGYKRRNEDVYKALLENQNSIALVLDLSKFYPSINIEAVKNQFIAKLEENTEPQIFKLASNITNSILEQSSKGVPIGTELSHLMAQIYLEDFDTKLSEQFPEKYFRYVDDIIIICKAIEKDDVIEYVKASLPNELNINTEKTDQLTLDEWKLLHSNNDLEEGNLFEVLNFITAYVSMHPSKIDSLEQDIKSLGYNIPLSRIKNQAKSKGFMSYIKSLIKNEKRYSTFEIYFTKNEYIVKQLINLQKFYLIEFNKLLKLDYDNSSSAENRANTQKLKFVTNRLLYLSTLEDLERIGKALPETEKFEDTKEVINALVLKNLTNSIQYGGKVIQTICELWIENDYETIEFKDNDFTNIKNIDDVIDSLIVLFLYKVVTFNVTELLTLLNDYNEEYIQVVLCDDYVVKNRQYDFLVELQGLLQGRDLNTKYDLLTTRYDNDETIQLAGLNLGLSYS, via the coding sequence ATGAATAATTACCATAATATTGCTATGAGGTCACTCAATCAAGTAAAAACTTTAAATCCAATTTTGTATTTAAGTATACGTTGCTTCTACGAAGATTTTTCAGAATCATCAGTGAGAAACAAGTTGTTTGATGAGTTAATAAAAAGAAAGCTTCAAGTTAGAAAGCATTGGGCAACAAAAAGAAATAAATTATATAAAGAAAAAAGTGAAAATGATTTCATTTACAGAGACATATTATCTCTATCTCCTTTTGGAATAATCTCAGAATCATATTTGATGAGATTGATGTCTCAAGAAAATTTTATAGAAAACAAAAAATTTATTTACAGTTACTTACTTCCTGAAAACACAAAATCTACTAGAAATTTTCAATATTATTTTAATGGTTATAAACGAAGAAATGAAGATGTATACAAGGCTTTACTAGAAAATCAAAATTCAATAGCACTTGTATTGGATTTATCAAAATTTTATCCATCAATTAATATTGAAGCTGTCAAAAATCAATTTATTGCAAAGCTTGAAGAGAACACTGAACCTCAAATTTTTAAGTTAGCAAGCAATATAACAAACTCAATTCTTGAACAATCTTCAAAAGGTGTACCTATAGGTACCGAATTAAGTCATCTAATGGCTCAGATTTATTTAGAAGACTTTGATACTAAACTATCTGAACAATTTCCAGAAAAATATTTTAGATATGTTGATGACATTATTATAATATGCAAGGCAATAGAAAAAGATGATGTCATTGAATATGTAAAAGCTTCATTACCAAATGAGCTAAATATCAATACCGAAAAAACTGATCAATTGACTTTGGATGAATGGAAATTGCTGCATTCAAACAATGATCTTGAAGAAGGTAATTTATTTGAAGTTCTGAATTTTATTACTGCATATGTATCGATGCATCCTTCAAAAATTGATAGTTTGGAACAAGACATTAAATCGTTGGGTTACAATATTCCATTGAGTAGAATCAAGAATCAAGCCAAAAGCAAAGGGTTTATGTCCTATATAAAGAGTTTAATCAAGAATGAAAAAAGATATAGCACTTTTGAAATTTACTTTACGAAAAATGAATACATTGTAAAACAACTCATCAACCTACAAAAATTTTATTTGATTGAATTCAATAAGCTTTTAAAGCTAGATTATGACAATTCAAGTAGCGCTGAGAATAGAGCAAATACACAAAAATTAAAATTTGTTACAAATAGGCTGTTGTATCTTTCTACATTGGAAGACTTGGAAAGAATAGGGAAAGCTCTTCCAGAAACAGAGAAATTCGAAGATACTAAAGAAGTAATAAATGCATTGGTTTTAAAAAACCTAACAAACTCAATTCAATATGGTGGTAAGGTTATTCAAACCATATGTGAACTATGGATAGAAAATGATTATGAAACCATTGAATTTAAAGATAATGATTTCACCAATATCAAAAATATTGATGATGTCATTGATTCGCTAATAGTTTTGTTTTTGTATAAAGTTGTAACTTTCAATGTTACAGAATTGCTAACCTTACTTAATGACTACAATGAAGAGTATATACAAGTAGTGCTGTGTGATGACTATGTAGTCAAAAATAGACAATATGACTTTTTAGTAGAATTACAAGGATTATTGCAAGGTCGAGACTTAAATACTAAATATGACTTGCTAACGACTAGATATGATAATGACGAAACTATTCAACTTGCTGGCTTGAATTTAGGCTTGTCATATTCTTAA